Proteins from one Terriglobus sp. RCC_193 genomic window:
- the sucD gene encoding succinate--CoA ligase subunit alpha: MAVLVNNETRLIVQGITGREGTYHAKGCQEYGTKVVGGVTPGKGGTTHEGWPVFNTVEEAVKATGANATMIFVPPPFAADGIMEAVAAEIPLVVCITEGIPVLDMVKAWTVVQDSRSILIGPNCPGVISPGMAKIGIMPGRIHKQGHVGIVSRSGTLTYEAVHQLTQRGIGQSTAIGIGGDPIIGTKHIDAIKMLNDDPDTEAIVMIGEIGGTNEELAAEYIKAHVKKPVVGFIAGQTAPPGRRMGHAGAIISGGEGTAESKMEAMTAAGIHVVKSPADIGETMARVLGK, encoded by the coding sequence ATGGCAGTTCTGGTAAACAACGAAACCCGCCTCATTGTGCAGGGCATCACCGGCCGCGAAGGCACTTATCACGCCAAGGGCTGCCAGGAGTACGGCACCAAGGTTGTCGGCGGCGTAACCCCCGGTAAGGGCGGCACCACGCATGAAGGCTGGCCCGTATTCAACACGGTGGAAGAAGCCGTGAAGGCAACCGGCGCAAACGCCACCATGATCTTCGTTCCGCCTCCGTTTGCGGCGGACGGCATCATGGAAGCCGTTGCCGCGGAGATCCCGCTGGTCGTCTGCATCACCGAAGGTATCCCAGTGCTGGACATGGTGAAGGCGTGGACCGTCGTGCAGGATTCCAGGTCCATCCTGATTGGGCCCAACTGCCCCGGCGTCATCTCGCCTGGCATGGCCAAGATCGGCATCATGCCCGGTCGCATTCACAAGCAGGGCCACGTCGGCATCGTCTCCCGTTCTGGAACGCTCACCTATGAGGCCGTCCATCAGCTCACGCAGCGCGGCATCGGCCAGTCCACCGCCATCGGCATCGGCGGCGACCCCATCATCGGCACCAAACACATTGACGCCATCAAGATGCTCAACGACGACCCCGACACCGAGGCCATCGTCATGATCGGCGAAATCGGCGGCACCAACGAAGAGCTGGCAGCCGAGTACATCAAGGCGCACGTGAAGAAGCCCGTCGTCGGCTTCATCGCAGGTCAGACAGCGCCTCCGGGACGCCGCATGGGCCACGCCGGAGCCATCATCAGTGGCGGTGAAGGCACAGCCGAAAGCAAGATGGAAGCCATGACTGCCGCCGGGATCCACGTGGTGAAATCGCCCGCCGACATTGGAGAAACCATGGCGCGGGTACTCGGAAAGTAA